In a genomic window of Roseimicrobium gellanilyticum:
- a CDS encoding ABC transporter permease subunit codes for MTPRRLGILLCLYAVISAVCRWFSFRVPILKVPFLSVTWVGWALLVAIFATGIWLISRGRKKWQFSPLTVKQFKRFRSVKRGYVSFLILMLLAGVAALDNLIVGNRALVVSYQGSLHFPFVRDVIPGTTFGQSYDSETNYRELKELFRKEGKGNWVVMPPVPYAPMLDSPQVVEELTEKDGKVYSPTTGGLFNGRAYSSFTEKPAQKRQEWVFRKGLRHGEMLGWNLQGEQVEKARFETGKQIEYTDYSDGKAAALSSAGTPTLQTVIYPPSAPSLLHNHWLGTNTAGGDVFAILFGGWQQVVIASVLFLVAVFGIGVLFGGTMGYFGGWYDLFGQRIIEIWSSLPFLFVVVIVSSLITPSLVVLVAVIAAFSWMGTTAYVRTAAFREKARDYVSAARLTGASTGRVVFKHILPNSIAILVTLAPFEVSAVIYSLAALDFLGFGLPPEEPSWGRLLREGTENFNYPWIVSSAFFALVIVLLLVTFVGEAIREAFDPKKFTTYE; via the coding sequence ATGACGCCACGCCGCCTGGGTATACTTCTGTGTTTGTATGCGGTCATCAGCGCCGTGTGCCGTTGGTTCTCGTTCCGGGTGCCCATATTGAAGGTGCCTTTTCTGAGCGTCACCTGGGTGGGATGGGCACTGCTTGTCGCCATCTTCGCCACCGGCATCTGGCTGATCTCCCGCGGCAGGAAGAAGTGGCAGTTCAGCCCACTCACCGTGAAACAGTTCAAGCGTTTCCGCTCAGTGAAGCGTGGTTACGTCTCGTTCCTGATCCTCATGCTCCTCGCAGGCGTGGCCGCGCTGGATAATCTGATCGTAGGGAATCGCGCACTGGTCGTTTCTTATCAGGGCAGCCTCCACTTCCCCTTCGTGCGTGATGTGATTCCGGGCACCACTTTCGGACAATCCTACGACTCCGAAACGAACTACCGGGAACTGAAGGAGCTTTTCCGCAAGGAAGGAAAAGGCAATTGGGTGGTCATGCCACCCGTACCGTACGCACCCATGCTCGACTCGCCCCAGGTGGTGGAAGAGCTGACCGAAAAGGACGGCAAGGTATACTCGCCAACCACAGGCGGCTTGTTCAATGGCCGGGCCTACTCGTCATTCACGGAGAAGCCAGCTCAAAAGCGGCAGGAGTGGGTGTTCCGCAAAGGCCTTCGTCATGGTGAGATGCTCGGCTGGAATCTGCAGGGAGAGCAGGTGGAAAAGGCTCGCTTCGAGACTGGCAAACAGATCGAGTACACGGACTACTCCGACGGCAAGGCCGCAGCGCTCTCCTCCGCTGGGACCCCCACGCTGCAGACGGTCATCTACCCGCCCTCCGCTCCGTCTCTTCTGCACAACCACTGGCTCGGGACCAACACCGCCGGCGGAGACGTCTTCGCCATCTTGTTCGGTGGATGGCAGCAGGTGGTCATTGCCTCTGTTCTGTTCCTCGTCGCCGTATTCGGCATCGGCGTGCTTTTCGGCGGCACCATGGGTTACTTCGGCGGCTGGTACGATCTCTTCGGACAGCGCATCATTGAAATCTGGTCGAGCCTGCCCTTCCTGTTCGTGGTGGTGATCGTGAGCTCCTTGATCACGCCCTCCCTCGTCGTCCTCGTCGCGGTGATTGCCGCTTTCAGTTGGATGGGCACCACCGCCTACGTCCGCACCGCTGCCTTCAGGGAGAAGGCTCGTGATTACGTCTCCGCCGCACGCCTCACAGGAGCCTCCACCGGTCGCGTGGTCTTCAAGCACATCCTGCCAAACAGCATCGCCATCCTCGTGACACTGGCGCCATTTGAAGTGTCCGCTGTCATCTACTCACTGGCCGCCCTGGACTTCCTCGGATTCGGACTCCCTCCTGAAGAACCCAGCTGGGGCCGTCTTCTGCGCGAGGGCACGGAGAATTTCAACTACCCCTGGATCGTGAGCTCGGCGTTCTTCGCCCTGGTGATCGTACTGCTGTTGGTGACGTTTGTCGGGGAGGCCATTCGCGAAGCCTTCGATCCCAAAAAGTTCACCACCTACGAGTGA
- a CDS encoding extracellular solute-binding protein: MLRLHSRFLQLLLLTMVGSATCARADDRFPPYDNTEEVKAFWKSKPDFFQWKTPADLPPNLKWVNNADLPEFGDPEARKGGTLHLDVSSYPPTFRIIGPDANNSFRSEHHDNVYAWIVTRHPNEDAWVPGMADEWAISEDKKTIYFKLDPKVTFSDGTPIEVEDFFMTFYIMLSPYIKDPWYNDYFSREFSAITKYDDRTFSFTIPSPKPDPMWYVGDFQPMSRKFYIEFGPDFPARYQWRKAPSTGAYDIGPDGINQSRSVTLHRVKDWWAKDKKNFRYRFNPDFIEFKVIANMDKGYEMFRQGKLDFFYSSTPRYWYDKSEIPEIYNGYIERHVFYNEFPRVSRGIYLNQRMPLLDNQDIRLGINYALNFKQVIDVDLRGDAVRMQSTFAGFGKYTSPELRARPFDVGKAQEHFTKAGFSKRGPDGVLVNGEGKRLSLTLTCPNSGPFVPIALRLKENALKAGLELKVEGLDMVQLFKKMDQKNHEMAFAGWAAQPPYPRFWEYYHSDNAWKVQPDGTKKIVPDTNNVTMTADPALDPLIMQQREAQTEEEVQRISWHLEKLIEDRACAIPAWESPFYRYSCWRWLRFPKDGNVKASQMPLDSFVFWIDEGMKEETKKAMREGHSYGEIMRTFDKYRKN; encoded by the coding sequence ATGCTCCGCCTCCATTCCAGATTTCTGCAGCTTCTGCTGCTCACCATGGTGGGCAGCGCCACGTGCGCTCGGGCGGACGACCGCTTCCCTCCCTATGACAACACCGAGGAAGTGAAAGCCTTCTGGAAGTCGAAGCCCGACTTCTTCCAGTGGAAGACCCCTGCCGATCTTCCACCCAATCTCAAATGGGTGAACAATGCCGACCTGCCCGAGTTCGGCGATCCGGAGGCACGAAAAGGCGGCACCCTGCACCTGGACGTGTCTTCGTACCCGCCCACGTTTCGCATCATCGGGCCTGATGCGAACAACTCCTTCCGTTCGGAGCATCACGACAACGTCTACGCGTGGATCGTCACGCGCCATCCCAATGAGGACGCATGGGTGCCCGGCATGGCAGACGAGTGGGCCATCTCTGAGGACAAAAAGACCATCTACTTCAAGCTGGATCCCAAGGTGACTTTCTCGGATGGCACCCCCATCGAGGTAGAGGACTTCTTCATGACGTTCTACATCATGCTGAGTCCGTACATCAAGGACCCGTGGTACAACGACTACTTCTCCCGCGAATTCTCCGCCATCACGAAATACGACGACCGCACCTTCTCCTTCACCATCCCGAGCCCCAAGCCGGATCCCATGTGGTACGTGGGCGACTTCCAGCCCATGTCGCGGAAGTTCTACATCGAGTTCGGTCCGGACTTTCCCGCCCGCTACCAGTGGAGGAAGGCGCCCAGCACCGGCGCATATGACATCGGACCAGACGGCATCAATCAGAGCCGCAGCGTCACACTCCACCGTGTGAAGGACTGGTGGGCGAAGGACAAGAAGAACTTCCGCTACCGGTTCAACCCTGACTTCATCGAGTTCAAGGTCATCGCGAACATGGACAAGGGGTATGAAATGTTCCGCCAAGGCAAGCTCGACTTCTTCTACTCCAGCACCCCGCGCTACTGGTACGACAAGTCCGAGATCCCGGAGATCTACAACGGCTACATCGAGCGCCACGTCTTCTACAACGAGTTCCCCCGTGTCTCGCGCGGCATCTACCTGAACCAGCGCATGCCCCTGCTGGACAACCAGGACATCCGGCTCGGCATCAATTACGCACTGAACTTCAAGCAGGTCATCGACGTGGACCTCCGCGGGGATGCCGTACGCATGCAGAGCACCTTCGCCGGCTTCGGGAAGTACACGAGCCCGGAGCTTCGTGCGAGACCCTTCGACGTGGGCAAGGCACAGGAGCATTTCACCAAAGCCGGATTCTCCAAACGTGGCCCTGATGGTGTGCTGGTGAATGGTGAAGGGAAGAGACTCTCCCTCACCCTCACCTGCCCAAACTCTGGCCCCTTTGTCCCCATCGCCCTGCGCCTCAAGGAAAATGCCCTGAAGGCTGGTCTGGAACTCAAGGTGGAAGGGCTCGACATGGTCCAGCTCTTCAAGAAAATGGACCAGAAGAATCACGAGATGGCCTTTGCCGGCTGGGCTGCGCAACCTCCCTACCCCCGCTTCTGGGAATACTACCACAGCGACAATGCCTGGAAGGTGCAGCCTGACGGCACGAAGAAGATCGTGCCGGACACCAACAATGTGACCATGACCGCGGACCCCGCGCTGGATCCCTTGATCATGCAGCAGCGCGAAGCACAGACTGAGGAAGAAGTGCAGCGCATCTCCTGGCACTTGGAAAAACTGATCGAGGACCGCGCCTGTGCCATTCCCGCATGGGAGTCCCCCTTCTACCGCTACTCATGCTGGCGCTGGCTGCGTTTCCCCAAGGATGGCAACGTGAAAGCCAGCCAGATGCCGCTCGACTCCTTTGTCTTCTGGATTGACGAAGGCATGAAGGAGGAAACCAAAAAGGCCATGCGTGAAGGTCACAGCTATGGCGAGATCATGCGCACCTTTGACAAGTATCGGAAGAACTGA
- a CDS encoding ABC transporter ATP-binding protein, whose product MAHEDPILTVRDLVTAFDTDAGRVTAVDGIRFEVPRGKTLGIVGESGCGKSVTAFSITRLLPQPHGKILDGDIFYEGRDLPKLPLEEMRKLRGKEISMIFQEPMTALNPVQTVGRQLAESILLHTECSKREVLERSLELMKKVRIPSPDVRLGEYPHQLSGGMRQRVMIAMALIHKPKLLIADEPTTALDVTVQAQILELISDLQKEMGMSVVLITHDMGVIAEVCDEVVVMYAGRIVERAPVHELFANPRHAYTRGLLASIPRLDDVPKTKLRAIPGSVPAINTLKPGCRFAERSGKEHTPEQLTVRPSYTELSPGHWVEHCPVCVS is encoded by the coding sequence ATGGCACACGAGGACCCAATACTTACGGTCAGGGATCTGGTCACCGCATTCGACACGGATGCAGGGCGAGTGACAGCCGTGGACGGTATCCGCTTTGAAGTGCCCCGCGGCAAGACGCTCGGCATCGTGGGAGAATCCGGCTGCGGCAAGAGCGTGACCGCATTTTCCATCACGAGATTGCTGCCACAGCCCCATGGCAAAATCCTTGACGGAGACATCTTCTACGAAGGGCGGGACCTCCCCAAGCTGCCTCTGGAAGAAATGCGAAAACTGCGCGGCAAGGAGATCAGCATGATCTTCCAGGAGCCCATGACCGCGCTGAACCCGGTGCAGACCGTGGGGCGGCAACTGGCGGAATCCATTCTGCTGCACACGGAATGCAGCAAGCGCGAAGTGCTGGAACGTTCGCTGGAGCTGATGAAGAAGGTCCGCATCCCTTCGCCGGACGTGCGCCTTGGTGAATATCCCCACCAGCTCAGCGGCGGCATGCGTCAGCGCGTGATGATCGCCATGGCCCTGATTCATAAACCGAAGCTGCTCATCGCAGACGAGCCCACCACGGCGCTGGACGTGACGGTGCAGGCGCAGATCCTGGAGCTCATCTCAGACCTCCAGAAGGAGATGGGCATGAGCGTGGTGCTCATCACGCATGACATGGGAGTCATCGCAGAGGTGTGTGATGAAGTGGTTGTGATGTACGCAGGCCGCATCGTGGAGCGCGCCCCAGTGCACGAGCTCTTTGCCAATCCACGCCACGCCTACACGCGCGGACTGCTGGCATCGATTCCGCGCCTGGATGACGTACCAAAAACCAAGCTCCGCGCCATCCCGGGAAGCGTCCCTGCCATCAACACACTGAAACCCGGTTGCCGCTTTGCGGAGCGCTCCGGCAAGGAACACACCCCCGAACAACTCACCGTGCGTCCCTCCTACACCGAGCTCTCCCCCGGGCACTGGGTGGAGCATTGTCCCGTCTGCGTCTCATGA